In Micromonospora cremea, the genomic window CCACTCCCGCGCCGACCCCCACCGCGGCGGGCTCCGCACCTGCCTCCGCCACGGCGCGGGCCGCCGACTCCACCGGTGGCGGCCGCTATCCCGCTCGCTTCTCGATCGGCGCACCGGGCGTCGGGCGCTACCGGCAGTCGGACGCCCAGCTGCCCGTGCCACCCGGCTACCGGGTGTACGAACCGCACGACCGGGCCAGCAAGGAATGGGACCTGTACGACTGCAAGGGCACGGTCAACCTGGACCGGATCTACTTCCGTGCCTTCATCTACATCGGCACCGACTGCCACGGCACGGTCAACATCACGAACTCGATAATCGCCCCGCCGCCGGGCTCGGCCAACCGGGCCATCCTGGTCAACGCCAACTCCGCCGGCCGCCTCACGCTGAACATCAGGAACACGACCATCCGGCCGGAGCCGGTCGCTGGCGGGCAGCAGAACGCCGCGCTGACCGATCACGCCATCAACGACTGTGCCACCTGCACGATCCGGATCAGCGGCGTGGACGTGGCGAACACCGGCGGCATGTGCCTGTGCGGAGCCAACGTCACCATCGAGCGGAGCTGGCTCCACGACAACTACATCGCCCACCTCACCGACCCGTCCCAGGCGCACACCGGGGGCGTCTTCCCCTACGGCGGCAGTGGACCGGTGACCATCAGTAACAGCCGCCTGGAACCGGGGGTCGACGCCTTCACCGGAAAGGAGGTGCCGGGCTACTGGAAGGCGATTACCGCAGTGTTGTTTACGCAGAGTGAGGGAACCTCCACTTTGCGCGATTACCTGGTTCGGGATAGCTTCATCTCGCTCGGCGCATTCGGCCTGTACGCCCAGGACGGGATCGGCCTGCGGCTGCGCGACAATGTCTTCGGCCCCACTCATTGGGGGCACACCAGCCAATGCGGTTCGGACTGCTCGGTCACCTATGCGGAGTGGTCCAACAATGTCGTGGGCTCGATTGACGGTACGCCCACCGGTAAGGCAGTGCCCCGACCGTCCTGACCGGACTCCGCCCGGTCGGCTGTGCGTAGCGAGCCGAGTGGCTGCGCGTCGGGAACGATCATCGGGCGATACCCGGCGCGATACTGACCGAATGGTGTCGCGGCGCGACACCTGCAGATCTGGTATCTCCCCGGCGCTTAAGTACGCTCAGTAGCGTCCGGCGGCCCTCCTTTAAGAAGCAGGCGATCTGTAATGAGGTCTCGGGTGTTTCGGGCCGCGGTAGCGGCCGCCACGGGAGCAGCCTTGGTGCTGATTCCCGCGTCAGCGAGTTCAGCCGTGTCCGATCCTTGTGGCACCGGCTCCAACCCCGTCGTCTGTGAGAACTCGAAACCGGGCACACCGCTTGACGACTGGTACGGCGAAAGTGCCTGGGGCGATATCGAAGGATTCTCCACCCGGATGAGTATTCAGCCGGGCGAGACGCTCCAGTTGAAGGTACAGTCCCCGACCACCTTCGAGGTCGACATCTACCGGCTTGGCTACTACGGCGGTGACGGTGCGCGGAGGATGCCGACCTCACCGACGAGTAGTTTCCCCGCCCGGACCCAGCCGGCGTGCCTGCACGACGCGGGCACCGGACTGGTGGACTGCGGCAACTGGACCACCAACGTGACCTGGACGGTGCCGTCCGACGCCGTCTCCGGGGTCTATCTCGCGACGCTCGACCAGCCCAACGGCGCCGGCTTCGCGCACGTGCCGTTCGTCGTCCTGGATCCGGCGAACCACTCCGACATCCTGGTGCAGACCTCGGACCAGACCTGGCAGGCGTACAACGACTGGGGCGGCCAGGACCTCTACGGTGGGGGCGGGCCAGCGTACGACGGCCGGGCCTACAAGGTGAGCTACAACCGTCCCATGCGGATCGCCGGCGACAACGGCATCCTCTCGGCCGAGTACCCGATGATTTACTGGCTCGAGCGCAACGGGTACGACGTCAGTTACACCTCGAGCATCGACGTGAGCACCAAGCCGTCAAGCCTGCTCGACCACAAGGTCTTCATGTCCTCCGGGCATGACGAGTACTGGAACCAGGCCCAGTGGAACAACGTGGTCGCCGCCCGCGAGGCGGGCGTGAACCTGGCCTTCTTCAGCGGCAACGAGGTCTTCTGGCGCACCCGGCTGGAGCCCTCCGTCGCCAGCGGTGGCGGCGACAACCGCACCCTCGTCTGCTACAAAATGACCAAGATGCGGCAGAACCCGCCGAACGGGATCGCCGACCCGAGCGGGCAGTGGACCGGCACCTGGGTCGACTCGGTGGGTGCCGGCTCGGGCGGTGCCAGCCCGCCCAACCAGCTAACCGGGACCATCTTCACCGTCAACGGCTACCGCAACGACGCGATCACCGTCCCGGCCGCGTACCGGAACCTTCGCCTCTGGCGGAACATCCCGTCGATCAACAACCTGGCGTCCGGGCAGGTGGCCACGTTCCCCGTAGGCACGCTCGGCTACGAGTGGGACTCCGACGTCGAGAACTCGGTCCGCCCGCCGGGCGCGGTGGCCTTCTCGTCGACGACGCTGGCCATCACCGACGGCACGCTGCTGCTCGACGAGGGGAACAACTACGGGAACGGCACGGCCACGCACAGCCTGGTCGCCTATCGCGACCAGTCCTCCGGGGCCCTGGTCTTCGGCGCCGGCACGGTGCAGTGGTCGTGGGGGCTCAGCAGCCTGCACACGATGCTGCCCAGCACCGAGGACCAGCGCATGCAGCAGGCGACCGTCAACCTGCTCGCCGACATGGGCGCCCAGCCGCTGACCCGGCAGGCCAACCTGGTCGCCGCCACCAGATCCACCGACACCACGGGACCGGCGGTGACCATGACCGCGCCGGCGGCCGGTAGCACCCTGGCGGTCCTCACGCCGGTGACCGTCACCGGGACCGCGACGGAGGTCGGTGGCGGCCAGCTGGGCCGCGTCGAGGTCTCCACGGACGGCGGCACCACCTGGGCGGCGGCCACCGGGCAGGGGAACTGGTCCTACACCTGGACCCCGAGCGTCCAGGGCCCCGCGCAGATCAAGGTGCGGGCCTCCGACGACAGCCTGAACATCGGGGCGGTCACCACCCGGAGCGTGACCGTCGGACCGCAGCAGTGCCCCTGCACGGCCTTTCCGGCCACCGCCGTGCCGACCGGAATCGACTCCTTCGATGCCTCACCGAACGAGCTCGGGGTGAAGTTCCGGGTCGGCGCGCCAAGCCTGGTGACCGGTGTCAAGTTCTACAAGGCCGGCACGAACACCGGCACGCACGTCGGGAAGCTGTGGACCGCGTCGGGCCAACCGCTCGCATCCGGTACGTTCACCAACGAAACCGCGAGCGGTTGGCAGATGCTGACCTTCGCCAATCCCGTGCCGGTCGCCGCCAACACCACCTATGTGGCGTCGTACTACACGCCCACCGGGCACTACTCGTACACCAGCAACTACTTCGCCAACCAGGGCGCGGGGCTGTCGGCCGTACGGCTGCTGCAGTCGGGGGTGGACGGCGCGAACGGCGTCTACCGGTACGGCTCGGGCGGGGGCTTCCCGAACCAGAGCTGGAACAACACGAACTACTGGGTCGACGTCCTCGTCGACACGGTGGGGGCCGAGACCGAGCCACCGACGATCACCGCGAAGACCCCGGCGGCGGGCGCGTCCGATGTCGGGCTCAATGCCACGCCGACCGCGACCTTCAGCCACGACGTTGACCCGCAGAGCATCGAGTACTCGCTCACCTCGAGTGGCGGTTCCGTCCCGGCGGGCTTCCGCTACGACAACACCACGCGCAAGCTGACCGTCCAGCCGCAGCACGCCCTGACCCCGTCGACCACCTACACCGCCTCGGTGCGGGCGACCGACGCCTGGGGCAACACAATGGCGGCGCCGTACACCTGGACCTTTACCACCGGCACGTCGGTCAGCTGCCCCTGCTCGGTCTGGAACGACTCCGTGGTACCGGCGATCCCCAACGCCTCCGAGGTGAACTCCCTGGAGCTGGGCATGCGGATCACCTCGGCACTCGACGGCTACGTGACGGGCGTGCGGTTCTACAAGGGCAGTGCCAACACCGGTACGCACACCGGCACCCTCTGGTCGAACACCGGCGCGCAGCTCGCCACCGGGACCTTCACGAACGAGAGCAGCACCGGCTGGCAGACGCTGCTGTTCAACCAGCCGGTCGCCATCACGGCCAACACACCGTACGTGGTCTCGTACCACACGGATGTGGGTCGCTACGCCTACACGGGTAACCAGTTCACCCAACCGACGGTGTCCTACCCGCTGACGGCGATCGCCGACTCACCGAACGGCGGGAACGGCCTCTTCCGAGCCGGTTCCGGTGTCGCCTTCCCGACCTCCAGCTGGAATGCGGCGAACTACTGGGTTGATGTGGTTTTCACGACGACTCCGTGAACGGCCGCAGGCCCGCACCGGTACCGGTGCGGGCCCGCGGCACCGGGCGCGGACGGGCCAACGGAAGGGTGTCAGTGAGTACGGTCAGTGTGGTCATTCCGTGCTACCGGTACGGGGACTATCTCCCGGCATGCGTGAGCAGTGTGCTCGACAACCAGCCTGACGTCGACGTACGCGTGCTCATCATCGATGACGCCTCGCCGGACGACTCGGCGAAGAAGGCGCGTGCCATCGCGGCGGCGGACCCACGGGTCGAGGTCCGGGTCCACGAGACCAACCGTGGCCACATCGCCACCTACAACGAGGGCTTGCTGGAGTGGGCCGACGGCGACTACGCCGTGCTGCTCTCCGCCGACGACCTCCTGACGCCGGGCGCCCTGACTCGGGCGGCAGGCGTGCTGGACGCCAACCCGAACGTCGGCTTCGTCTACGGGCACCCGGTGCATTTCACCCACCCCGGTCCGCCGCCGCCTGCCCGCACCCGGGACCGGGGCCACACCGTCTGGCCGGGGCACTGGTGGCTGGAGCGACGGTTTCGCGAGGCCACCGGCTGCATCACCTCACCCGAAGTCGTGGTGCGTACGGATCTGCAGCGCAAGGTGGGCGGCTACGATCCCGAACTGCCGCACGCCGGCGACATCGAGATGTGGATGCGGCTGGCCGCGCACGCCGACGTCGGCTATGTGCGCGGGGCGGACCAGGCGTACTACCGCCTGCACGGCGCGAACATGTCGCAGACGGACTACGCCGGCCAACTGGACGACCTGCGACAGCGTAGGACCGCGTACGACGCGGTGATGCGGCGCTGCGGCGATCTGCTGCCCGACGCCCACCGGCTCGACGCGATGGTGCGCCGGCGCCTTGCCCGCCACGCCCTGCGGCGCGCGGTGCGGGCCTACGACCGGGGGCGCACCGCGAGCGTGCCGGAGGGCGAGCTGATCGCGTTCGCCGCGGATTGCTGGCCGGAGTACCGCGCGCTGCCGGAGTACCGCGGCCTGCGCCTGCGGAAGCGGATCGGGCCGGCCGTCATGCCGTACCTTCAGCCGCTGGTGCTCACCGCGGTCGCCGCCAGGGGCCGGGAGTGGCTCTGGTGGCAGTCGTGGAAGCGGCGCGGCATCTGACGGACCACCTCGCCCGGGCGGTGCTACCGGCCGGACCGTCGCTGCGGCACCACTGTCGTCGTGACGACCTTCGTCTTGACGGCGTGCTCGGCCGGCACCGATCGGACGATGACCGCGCCGGAGGCGACCACCACCCCGTCACCCAGGACGACGTTCGGCTCGATGAAGATGCCGGTGCCGAGCCGCACCCGGTCGCCCACCGTCACCTTGCCCGACGAGACACAGGACGGGCCGGTCGCGTTGTCGGAGCCGATCCGGCTGTGGTGGTCGAACGAGTTGTAGGCGGAGAGGAAGTTGTTGTCTCCCATCCGCACCCCGGTGCCGAGGTGCGCGAAGGCGCAGATAATGTTCCCATGCCCGAGGACCACGTCGGTGGCGATCTTGGCGGTGGGATCGATGGCGTTCGCCAGGGGGATTCTGGCCTCCGCGCAGACCTCCCGGAAGCGACGCCGAGTCTCCACTGAGGTGCCGATGGCGATGATCGCGGCGTCGTAGGCGCCCTCGGCGAAGAGCGCGCCGAGCCGGTCCGTTCCGCCGACGATCGGCACGCCGTGCACGTCGGCGCCCCACCGCTGCCGGTCGTCGTCCACGATGGCGACGGCCCGCTGCGTCGCGGACCCGGCCAGGATGTCGAGGACCTGGGTGGCGCCCAGCGCCCCGCCGATGAGCAGGATGCGCTGCACCCCGGGCTCGGCCGCCAGTGGCGCCGGGAGGTCGTCGTGCCCGCCGGTCTCCCGGGCGGCCGCCTCCACATCCTTGACGGTGATCAGCCTTCCGAGCTGGAGGGTGGCCAGGTCGACGCCGACTTCCGCGGCCCGCTGCACGGCCTTGACGCTCGCTCGGACGGGCGCCGGAGCCGCCGCCGCGGCCGCCGCCCGGGTCTCCCGCTCCCGCACGTACTCGGCGAGGTCGGCCGACGTCTCGAAGAGCATGGCGATCGGCTCGGCGAGGGGGACCTCCTGCAGTCGCTCGGCGAGCTGCAGGACGATGCCGGCCTCGGGGGCGACGACCTCGAGCACCGCCTTGCTGGTCTCGATCTCGGCGAGCAGGGTGTCCGCCTCCACCTTGGCCCCGTCGTCGACGAACCAGGCCACGAGCACCCCGTGCTCACTGTTGACGTCGCTGGTCGGAACGATTACCGGCTTCACACTCTCTCCTCAACGGGCCCTGGACTCAGGCGGCCGCGGCGCGCAGCGCCGCCTCGATCCGGCCCTCGCCGACCAGGACCCGGCTCTCCTTGGCCTTGGCTGACGGGATGACGGTGGGCTCGCTGGCCACGACGTCGACGGGGGAACGCAGCTCCCGGAACAGCCGGTGGGAGATCGTCGCGGCCGCCTCGGTGCCCCACGACCAACCGCCGCTGCCCTCCTCCACGGTGACCAGCCGTCCGGTGACGCCGACGGAGCGCTCGACCGGCGCCCAGTCCATCGGTGCGAGCTGCGCGGGCACCAGCAGCTCGACGAAGATCTCTTCCTCGACGGCGAGCCGTTCGACCACTTTCGCGGCGAGCATGGCCTGGTATCCGTAGGCCAGCACGGTCACCGCGCACTCCTCGCGGGGCACTGCGGAGAGGCAGACCGTCGGCAGCATGCCGGGGCTGGCGTCCCGCGTCGCCAGCAGGTCGCCCCACCGACCGTTCTCGGGCACGGTCAGGTGCTGCGGGTAGAGCAGCTTGTGCTCCACGTAGAGGACCGGGCTGTCCTGGCTGAGGAACTCGTCGAAGACCGCCCGGGGATCGTGCAGCAGCGACGCGGCGACCACCCGCAGATGCGGCACGCCGAGGAAGTGCTTTTCCAGGCTCTGGCTGTGCGTCGGACCGTATCCTCGGTGGCCACCGGAGGGGGCGCGCATGATGACCGGGCAGGCCGCCTGGCCGGCGTACATCGCCTGGTACTTGGCGATGTGGTTGACCACCTGATCGAAGACGAGGGTGAGGAAGTCCCCGAACATGATCTCGGCGATGGGCCGGTAGCCGGCCAGCGCCAGCCCGGCGGAGATCCCGGCAATTGCCCCCTCACTGATCGGCGTCGTGCGGACCCGGTCCGGGAAGGCGGTGGAGAGCCCGCGGGTCACCTTGAACGCTCCGCCGTACGGGTCGGCGATGTCCTCACCGAGCACGAGCACCCGGGGGTCGGCGGTGAGGCAGGCGCGCAACGTCTCGTTCAACTCCTTGGCGAAGATCACCGCAGCGCCCTCGCGGTCGCGACCACCTGGGCCAGCGCGGTCTCCACCTCGCCGTCGACGATCCGCCGTTCGTCGTCGCGCAGCCGGCGACCGTGGACCAGCAACGGCTCGACGGCCCACCGGGCGGCGATCTCCTCGGCGGGACGTTCGTCGTCGCTCTTGGAGTGGTGGCACAGCCGGTAGGTGTGGATCAGCAGGACCCGGGGACCGGCTCCGCCGCGGACCAAGTCGACCTCCGCCCCGGCGGCCGCGCGCAACTCCAGCACGTCGGTGCTGTCGATCTCGCGTACCGGGATGCCGAAGGCCTCGAACCGGCCCGGCATGCTGCCCGCCAGGTTGGCCTCGATCGGCGTGCTCTGCGCCCACTGGTTGTCCTCGCAGACCACGAGGAGCGGCAGCCGCCAGAGCGCGGCGATGTTCAACGTCTCGTAGAGCAACCCCTCGCCCAGGGTGCCGTCGCCGATGAACACAACGCTCACCCGGCGGCTGCCGTCGAGCTGGCCGGCGAGGGCGATCCCGGCGGCGGCCGGGACGATGCCGCCCTGGACGCCGTTGGACTTGAAGCCGGGCGCGCAGATGTGCTGGCTACCGCCGATGCCCCGACACATCCCGGCCTCCTTGCCCATGATCTCGGCGAGCAGCCCGAGCGCGTCGCCGGTGCGGGCGAGGTAGTGACCGTGGCACCGGTGGTTGCTGAACACGTGGTCCTCCTCGACCAGGTGCTCCATCACCGCCACCGCGTCGGCCTCCTGACCGATGCACGCGTGTGTCGTGCCATTTAGGACGCCCTCTTCAAAGAGTGAGAGCAGGGTTTCCTCGAAGCGGCGGATAAAGCGCATGCGCCGGTAGAGCCGACGCTCGTCGGATTCGCCGGGTAATCCGCTGAGCCGTTCGTCGACAGGACCAGGAACGTACGGAGAGGCGATGCCATCAGCACCAGCCGCCGGCCGGAGATCAGGTTCGGCGAGATTCACGCCGCGCCATGTGGTTGCCGTCGACACTGTCCGCCTTCCTTTTCCGCACGGCACGCTCCGTGCCATGGGGCGCAATGACCCGGGCCTGCCGCGGCCACGTTACCGGGCTTCGTCCATTCGACAGGAGAAACCTTTATCCATCCCGTGTCGACGGGGATCTCGGGAATCCGACTGAATGGACAACTGCCCGTGGCCGTGCGGCGGCTTCGCCGCGCCGCCGTCGCTGGCACACTAGCCCAGTCGGTACGGCCTGGGGCGTGACGAGAACCGTTCTGCCGGATACCCGTCACGGTCCTTCCGCCGCCCGCATCGCTTGGTAGCTTGCCTGCCGGGTCGGCCGGTACGACCGCCAGCCGCACCGATCGTCACCCGCACCGACCGGTTGCCGATCGAGGCTCCGGGCCGTCCGGTCACCGTCGGGTCCGCCCGGTCGCTGATCGACCCCTGCCCGCCGCGATCGCGGCAGATGGAGTAGCGCCAGATGATTCCACTCGTCGACCTGCGGGCCGCCCACGTCGAAGTGGCCGAGGAGGTCAGCACCGGCTTCAAGCGCGTCATCGAGAACACGGCGTTCGTCGGCGGCGAGGAGGTCGCGGCCTTCGAGCGGGAGTTCGCTACGTTCTCGGGCGTCCAGCATTGCGTCGGGGTTGCCAACGGCACGGACGCGCTCGAGCTGGCCCTGCGGGCGACCGGCGTGCGGGCCGGGGACGAGGTGGTGCTGCCGGCGAACACGTTCGTCGCGACCGCCGAGGCCGTGGCCCGGATCGGGGCCCGCGTCGTGCTCGTCGACATCGACCCGGTGACCTACCTCGTCGACGTCGACGCCGCCCTGGCCGCCGTCGGCCCGGCCACCCGGGCGGTGGTCCCCGTCCACCTCTACGGGCAGCTCGCCCCGGTCGAGCGGCTCCGCGCCGGACTCGCCGGCCGCGGCGTCGCGATCGTGGAGGACGCCGCGCAGTGCCAGGGTGCCACCCGCACCGGCGCCGGAGCCGGCACCGGCGGCGTCGCGGCCACCAGCTTCTACCCGGGCAAGAATCTGGGGGCGTACGGTGATGCCGGGGCCGTGCTGACGGACGACGCCGGCCTGGCGACGGTGGTACGCACCCTGGGCAGTCACGGCGGCCTGGCGAAGTACGTCCACGAGTTGATCGGGGTCAACAGCCGGCTCGACGCGCTGCAGGCGGTGGTGCTGCGGGCCAAGCTGACCCGCCTGGCCGCGTGGAACGACGCCCGCCGGGCCGCGGCTGCTCGCTACGACGAACTGCTCGCGTCCCTTGACGTGACGCGTCCCGTCGTTCTCGCCGGGAACGAGCACGTGTGGCACCTCTACGTGGTGCGGATTCCCGGGGGCGCCGGGCGCCGCGACGAGGTCCTGCGGCGGCTGAACGAGGCCGGCGTGGGCGCGGGCATCCACTACCCCTGTCCGGTCCACCTGACGCCGGCGTTCGCGGACCTGCCGTACGGTCCGGGCAGCTTCCCGCATGCCGAGCGGGCGGCCACCGAGATCCTGTCCCTGCCGCTGTTCCCGCAGATCACCGCCGACCAGCAGGCAACCGTCGCGCGCGCGCTCGCGGCCGCGCTGCGGTCGGTGGCCTGACGCGACCCCGCCATGTACGTATCGGTCCGGGACCGCCCAGGCGCGGATCCGGCCGGCGAGCGCGGCAGCAGGCTGCCCCGGGTCGGCGCCACCGTGGTGCTGCTCGGCGTCGTCAGCCTGCTCACCGACGTCTCGTCGGAGATGGTCGCTGCGGTGCTGCCGGTCTATCTCACCGCCGAGCTCGGGCTCGGTGTGCTGGCGTACGGCCTGGTCGACGGGCTCTACCAGGGCGCCAGCGCGCTGGTCAGAATCCTCGGCGGGTATGTCGGCGACCGGTCCGACCGGCCGAAGTGGGTCGCCACCGCCGGCTACGTCCTCTCGGCGGCGAGCCGGCTGGCCATGCTGCCCGCGCACGGGCTCGGCGCGGTCACCGCGGTGGTGACCGCGGACCGGCTGGGCAAGGGGCTGCGTACGGCGCCAAGGGACGCGCTCATCGCGGATGCGTCGGATCCGCGCACGCTGGGCCGCTCGTTCGGCGTCCACCGGACCCTGGACACCATCGGAGCGGCCGCCGGCCCATTGGTGGCGTTCTCGCTGCTGTGGTTCCTGCCAGGGGGCTACTCGGCGGTATTCGTCGCGTCGTTCGCGTTCGCCGTGCTGGGCGTCGCCGTCATGGTCCTCTTCGTGCCGGACCGGCGCCGCCGACCGACGGCGGCCCTGCCGGTACGGCGGGTGCTCCGGGAACTGACCGGTCCCCGGCTCCGGCGTCCGCTGATCGCCGCCGGCGTGCTGGGCGTGTTCACGATCGGCGACGGGTTCGTCTACCTGTCCCTGCAGGATCGCGACCAGTTCGCGGCGAGCTATTTCCCGCTGCTGTTCGTCGGCACGAACGTCGCCTATCTCGCCTTGGCGATCCCGCTGGGCCGCCTCGCCGACCGGGTCGGGCGCTCGCGCGTCTTCGTCGGGGGCCACCTGGCGCTGCTCGTCGCGTACCTGGTCGCCGCCGCGCCGCTGGGCGGCCTGGGGGTGACGGCTACGGCCCTGGTCCTGCTGGGTACGTTCTACGCCGCGACCGACGGCGTGCTCGCCGCGCTGGTCAGCCGCAGAGTGGCCAGCGACGCGCGGGGGAGCGGTATCGCCGCCGCCCAGACCGTCGTCGTGATCGCACGGTTCGCCGGCGCGCTCGCCTTCGGCAGTCTGTGGCAGCTGTTGGGCCGCCAGGCGGCTCTCTGTCTGTTGGCCGGCCTGTTGATGACGGGAGTGGTGATGGCCGCTTTGCTGCTGTCGGGGCAGGACCGCCTCGATCCCGTGGCGGTGCCCGGCGTCGACGCGGCGGCGGAGGATCAGCGATGAGCGGGCGGGTACGGGTCTGGACCCTGGTCGTCATCGTCCTGGTCACCCTGCTCGGCACGGTCGGCTACATCTACTCCGTCCGTCGGGAGCAGACCCAGGTCGTGGCGACGGCGCCGCAGATGCCCACCGGTCCGGACCTCACGGCGGTGACCGCCGACGACCATGTCGCTTTCCGCAGCACCGCGGCCGGTAACGACTACGGCCGGGTGGCGGTGGTCCCGCTCAGCGACCCGGCCGGGCCCCGAACGTTCACCCCGGCCGCCTGCGACCGCGTCTACGCCCGGCGCGGCGAGGCGGTGTGCCTGTACGCCAGGCCCGGCCTGGTCACCACGTACCGCGCCCAGGTTCTCGGTCCCGACTGGAGGGTCATCCGCGAGCTGCCGCTCTCCGGCGTGCCGAGCCGCACCCGGCTGTCGCGTGACGGGTCGCTCGTGGCGACGACCACCTTCGTCGCGGGGCACAGCTACTCCACCCCCGGCCAGTTCTCCACCGAGACTCTCGTGACCAGGGTTGCCGACGGGCATTCCACCAACATCGAGCACTTCCAGCTGATCGTCGACGGCAGGCGGGTGACGACCGCGGACCGCAATCTCTGGGGGGTCACGTTCGCCGACGGGGACACCTTCTACGCGACGGCGGCGTCGGGCGGCCGGACCTGGCTGGTCCGGGGCAGCCTTCGCGAACAGCGACTCGTCGCGCTTCGAAAGGACGCGGAGTGCCCCTCGCTCTCGCCGGACGGCACCCGGATCGCGGTCAAGACGCGGGCCGGCCAGGCGCCGGGGCACTGGCGGATCGCGGTGTACGACCTCGCCACCGCCAGGTCGACCATCCTGTCCGAGCAGCGCAGCGTGGACGACCAGATCGAGTGGCTCGACGACCGCCGGGTGATCTACGGCCTGCCGCGCAGCGGGGAGGGACCGTCGACGAGCGACCTCTGGGTCGTGCGCGCGGACGGCGGTGGGATTGCCGAGTTGTTCATCCGCGATGCCTGGTCGCCGGCGGTCGTGCGGTAGTCGCCTCCTCCGCACCGACCGCGGCGGGGACCTTCCCGGTCGCCGGCTCCGGCGCTCGTCGGGGGACCTCCGTCGTGGTGTCACGACGGCGTGGCGACCAGGCCTTCAGCGCCATCGCCGGCCGCTCCACCAGGTGCCAGGATCCAACGGCGAGCGCGACCGTGGCGACGGTGCAGATCGCGACGTAGGGAACCAGGCCGAGCCGCGGCACGCCCACCAGGGCCAGGAGTTGCTGGACCGGGAAGGCGTAGATGTAGCAGCCGTAGGAGTAGTCGTGCCGGCGGCCGACCCGGCGGGTCCAGCGCGGCAGGCGGACCGCCAGCCACAGGACGAGGTAGGCGAAGGCGGGGTAGCCCAGCACCGCGAACGCGCCGAACTGGGTGGTGGCGAGCACGACCGCGGCGGCGGCGACGGCGAGGCCGTCGTGCAGGACGAGCCGCTCCCGGTAGAGCTGGCACACGGCGCCCAGGAGGAAGACGTAGGTCAGGTAGACGAGGGAGTAGCTGTCCAGCCCGCTGACCCCGAAGACCGGGCCGTGCACGCCCTGCGGCCCCGGGATCTCCGGTGCCCGGAGCAGGTCGTGCAGCAGGACGCCGGCCCCGGCCAGCGCGAGGATCGTCACGAGCCACCGGGCCCGGCGCAGCACACCGACGGCCGCCAACCCGGCGACCAGGAGGTAGCAGAGCACTTCGTAGATGAGGCTCCAGAGCGAGCCGTCGAAGACCGACGTGCCGGTGCGCTGCCCGTACGGGGTGTCCAGCAGCAGGCCGGAGATGCCGTACTGCCCGATCGCGATGAAGGCGTTGCTGACGACGTACTGGAACGGTCCGTCGGAGGCGGCGAAGAGGCCGTGGAGCGTGCCGCGCTCCCACAGGGACACGATCGGGGCGAAGACGAAGGCCGTCACCACGAGGCACACCCACAGGCCCGGAAGGATCCGGAGGCCACGGTGCCAGAGGTATCGAAGCACCGGAACCCGGGTGCCGCTGCGGGTGATGAGGAAGCCGGAGATGACGAAGAAGCCCAGGATTCCGATCTCGCCGAGCGCCGTCTGGCCGTTCGTGAGGCCGGCGCCCGGGTCGTCCGCGCCGAAGCCGAGCGGCAGTGAATGGGACACGAGCACGGCGAAGGCGAACATCAGCCGGAGAAAGCCGAAGCTGTTGTCCGCCGACGCACAGGCAGCGGCGAGGGTCTGCCTCGCCCGG contains:
- a CDS encoding thiamine pyrophosphate-dependent dehydrogenase E1 component subunit alpha, translated to MRFIRRFEETLLSLFEEGVLNGTTHACIGQEADAVAVMEHLVEEDHVFSNHRCHGHYLARTGDALGLLAEIMGKEAGMCRGIGGSQHICAPGFKSNGVQGGIVPAAAGIALAGQLDGSRRVSVVFIGDGTLGEGLLYETLNIAALWRLPLLVVCEDNQWAQSTPIEANLAGSMPGRFEAFGIPVREIDSTDVLELRAAAGAEVDLVRGGAGPRVLLIHTYRLCHHSKSDDERPAEEIAARWAVEPLLVHGRRLRDDERRIVDGEVETALAQVVATARALR
- a CDS encoding DegT/DnrJ/EryC1/StrS family aminotransferase, coding for MIPLVDLRAAHVEVAEEVSTGFKRVIENTAFVGGEEVAAFEREFATFSGVQHCVGVANGTDALELALRATGVRAGDEVVLPANTFVATAEAVARIGARVVLVDIDPVTYLVDVDAALAAVGPATRAVVPVHLYGQLAPVERLRAGLAGRGVAIVEDAAQCQGATRTGAGAGTGGVAATSFYPGKNLGAYGDAGAVLTDDAGLATVVRTLGSHGGLAKYVHELIGVNSRLDALQAVVLRAKLTRLAAWNDARRAAAARYDELLASLDVTRPVVLAGNEHVWHLYVVRIPGGAGRRDEVLRRLNEAGVGAGIHYPCPVHLTPAFADLPYGPGSFPHAERAATEILSLPLFPQITADQQATVARALAAALRSVA
- a CDS encoding MFS transporter translates to MYVSVRDRPGADPAGERGSRLPRVGATVVLLGVVSLLTDVSSEMVAAVLPVYLTAELGLGVLAYGLVDGLYQGASALVRILGGYVGDRSDRPKWVATAGYVLSAASRLAMLPAHGLGAVTAVVTADRLGKGLRTAPRDALIADASDPRTLGRSFGVHRTLDTIGAAAGPLVAFSLLWFLPGGYSAVFVASFAFAVLGVAVMVLFVPDRRRRPTAALPVRRVLRELTGPRLRRPLIAAGVLGVFTIGDGFVYLSLQDRDQFAASYFPLLFVGTNVAYLALAIPLGRLADRVGRSRVFVGGHLALLVAYLVAAAPLGGLGVTATALVLLGTFYAATDGVLAALVSRRVASDARGSGIAAAQTVVVIARFAGALAFGSLWQLLGRQAALCLLAGLLMTGVVMAALLLSGQDRLDPVAVPGVDAAAEDQR
- a CDS encoding acyltransferase family protein, giving the protein MVAGIRARQTLAAACASADNSFGFLRLMFAFAVLVSHSLPLGFGADDPGAGLTNGQTALGEIGILGFFVISGFLITRSGTRVPVLRYLWHRGLRILPGLWVCLVVTAFVFAPIVSLWERGTLHGLFAASDGPFQYVVSNAFIAIGQYGISGLLLDTPYGQRTGTSVFDGSLWSLIYEVLCYLLVAGLAAVGVLRRARWLVTILALAGAGVLLHDLLRAPEIPGPQGVHGPVFGVSGLDSYSLVYLTYVFLLGAVCQLYRERLVLHDGLAVAAAAVVLATTQFGAFAVLGYPAFAYLVLWLAVRLPRWTRRVGRRHDYSYGCYIYAFPVQQLLALVGVPRLGLVPYVAICTVATVALAVGSWHLVERPAMALKAWSPRRRDTTTEVPRRAPEPATGKVPAAVGAEEATTARPPATRHRG